From the Deltaproteobacteria bacterium genome, the window GGGTCAACATACGTCATCAGAGAAAGGATTGCAAGGAAAATTTCAGGACGTATCCAGTCACGACAACAAAGATTCCGGCTGTGGCTTTTTTTTTCGGTTTGACACCGCTTTTGGTTAATGCTACATTTTGCCACATGGTGAATTATGATTAAAGAACGAATCAAAGGAGATGTTCCATGTTGTCCCTGACCGAAAAATGCATTGAGAAATTCAAGGAGATTCTGGAGGAGAGGAATACCGCCGACCAGGGGATCCGACTCTTCACCGCCCCCGGGGGCTGAGGCCCCTCTCTGGCGATGGATATTGCCAAGGACGCCCGTGACGGCGACCAAACTGTACCCTTCGGAGACCTAAAGGTCTTTCTGACCCCCGAGGCCAATGTCATGCTCATGAACTCCACCATTGATTTTTCAGAGACCCTCGGTTTTTCAATTACCGGAACACCGAAAAATTCCTGTTGCTGACAATAAAATTTGACGGTGATAACAAAGTGATCGTCTTTGATGCAGCGTGGACGGCGCCTCCTCTGCATCTTCTCGCCCCCCCATTGAGGACGCCGGACAGCCGATGACATGATCAAAGGCGGCGACCCGGCGCCCCCCCCAATGGTCCACAAAGCCCTCGAATGGGTCCGCCGTTCCATGGAAAAGACCGGCCGTTACCGTGAAGATCGGAAACAGTTACGGAAGATTCTTAAATTTTCCCCTGAGATTCTGTGTCATGCGGACCGATCCAATGATTAAGCGGGCAAAGAAGGATGAACCGTGAGGAGGTTAATTTTCCTGTTTTAACCGAGTCTCGAAAGTGACGGGAAAAGGTTCATGATCCAGCCGGAGAGGATCCCGAGACGGTTGGTCAGGATCAGGACCCCGATGATCATCAGAAGCCCCCCCGACGCGATCTCCACAACCTTGAAGTGTCTTTTCACACGTTCAAAAAAGTTCAGGAACCAACCGGTGGCCAGGCCGGTCAACAGGAAAGGAAGGCCCAGCCCCAAGGCGTAGACCGACAGAAGCAGCACCCCGAAGGAAACACTCTCCTGCGTCCCCGCCATCGAGAGGATCCCCGCCAGGATCGGGCCGATACAGGGAGTCCATCCGAAGGCGAAGGCGATCCCCATGAGAAAGGCCTGGAGATAGGAACTTTTCCCGGTTTTCAGATGGAGCCGTTTTTCGTAATTCAAAAACCCGATCCGGTAAATCCCCATCGTGTGAAGGCCGAACACAATGAGAAGAAGTCCGGCCGCCTTGCGCAGAAGCCCCATCTGACTGCCGATAAGGCGGCCGAAGAAGGTCGCCGATGCCCCCAGGAGGACAAAGACAAGGGAAAATCCGGCCACAAAGAGCAGCGAGCTTAAAAAGACACCGGAGAGAATCGGGGCGGATTTCTCCTTCTCCACTAGTTTCTCCACGGAGACGCCTGAGATAAAAGAGATGTAGGCCGGAACGAGAGGAAGGACGCAGGGGGAAACAAAGGAGAGCAACCCGCCCAAGAAAGCGAAGAGTACCTGATCCACAAGAAACCTCCTGAC encodes:
- a CDS encoding cytochrome c biogenesis protein CcdA; translation: MDQVLFAFLGGLLSFVSPCVLPLVPAYISFISGVSVEKLVEKEKSAPILSGVFLSSLLFVAGFSLVFVLLGASATFFGRLIGSQMGLLRKAAGLLLIVFGLHTMGIYRIGFLNYEKRLHLKTGKSSYLQAFLMGIAFAFGWTPCIGPILAGILSMAGTQESVSFGVLLLSVYALGLGLPFLLTGLATGWFLNFFERVKRHFKVVEIASGGLLMIIGVLILTNRLGILSGWIMNLFPSLSRLG